Genomic window (Polaribacter batillariae):
CAACCCCAATAAAGCCAACTCGAAATTTTTCTATGAAATTACATTTAACAAACCTGGGGGTTTGGTAATGCCAATTATTGTAGAATATACCTATGAAGATGGTACAAAAATGAAAAAAACATATCCAGCACAAATTTGGCGATATAACGATGCTGAAGTTACCAAAGCTGTGCATTCTAATAAACAAATTGTAAAAATTGTGGTAGATCCAGATTTAGAAACTGCAGATGTAGATTTATCTAACAACAGTTACCCAAAACAACAAAAAGACAAGTTCGATAAATTTAAAAGCAAACTAAAAAATTAATTTTTAAAAATCCGAAAAAAGCAATGCAACAATGCGTTGCTTTTTTTTTGATAAAGATTTGTTAAAATTTTAACATTTTACAACTAAATCGCAGTTATATTCTTAATTTAGACGTCACTTTTATAAAACAAATAAAACAAGATGAAAAAACTATCATTATTCTTATTTTCTCTTTTCTTTATTAGTTTTTCGGCAATTGCCCAAGAAACTAAAAAAGACGAAAAGAAAGTTCAGCAAGGGCATACAGATCAAAACAAATTCAGACAAATGAAAGATGTTTTGGCGACTCCAAATGACCAACATACTGCTTCTGGTGCTCCAGGACACCAATACACACAACAAAAAGTAGATTATAAAATGGACATTCGTTTAGACGAAAGTACCAATAAAATCTATGGTGATGAGCACATTACCTATCACAACAACTCTAAAGATGCCTTAGAATATTTATGGGTACAATTAGACCAAAATATGAGGGCAGACGATTCTAAAACTCCTTTAGCAAGATCTACAGGAGCTTCCGAATTTATTACTCCAGGCAATTTCAAGAAAACGTATATGGGTGCTAAAAAAGGCTTTGGTTACCATATCGAACTTGTAGAATCGGATGGAAAACCATTATCTCATACCATTAATAGAACAATGATGAGAATAAATTTATCCAAACCATTACAATCTGGAGAAACTTTTAAATTTAGAATTAAATGGAACTATAAAATCAACGATATAAACAAAGATGGTGGACGCTCTGGTTTAGAAACTTTTCCTGATGGAAACAACAACTATACCATTGCACAGTTTTTTCCAAGATTGGCTGTGTATAACAATGTAGAAGGATGGCAAAACATGCAGTTTTGGGGACGTAGTGAATTCGCTTTAGAGTTTGGAGACTACGAAGTTAACTTAACAGTTCCTGCAGATCATATTGTAGAAGCTACTGGTTCTTTACAAAACGAAAAAGACGTGTTATCGAAAGAACAAAGAAAACGTTTCGAAAAAGCTAGAAAATCTTTCGACAATCCAGTAATGATTGTAACACAAGCTGAAGCTGAAAAAAACGAAAAAGGAAGAGCTACCAAAACTAAAACTTGGAAATTTAAAGCGAATAAAGTAAGAGATTTTGCTTTTGCAACTTCAAGAAAATATATTTGGGATGCCATGGCTGTAAACATTAATGGTAAAACTGTAATGGCAACTTCTTTATACCCTAAAGAAGGAAACCCTTTGTGGGAAGAACACTCTACAAGAGCCATAGCAACTACCTTAATCGAATACTCTAAATTAACCTTCGATTATCCTTACCCAAAAGCAGTTTCTGTACACTCAGAAAGACAAGGAATGGAATACCCTATGATTTGTTTTAACTTTGGAAGACCAAACCCAGATGGAACTTATTCCGACAGAACTAAAAGAGGAATGATTGGAGTAATTGTACACGAAGTTGGGCACAATTTCTTTCCAATGATTGTAAATTCCGACGAAAGACAATGGACTTGGATGGACGAAGGCTTAAACTCTTTCGTAGAAATTTTGGCAGAATTTAAATACGACTACGATTTATTTGCTAAAAATCCTGCTAAAGAAATTACAAGATATATGGCAGGAGACCAATCGAACCTATCTCCTATTATGTCTCAAGGAGATTATGTAAAACAATTTGGCCCCAATGCATATACAAAACCAGCAGCTGGTTTATACATGCTAAGAAAAACAATTATGGGACCAGAATTATTTGATTACGCATTTAGAACCTATGCGCAAAGATGGATGTTTAAACACCCTACTCCAGAAGATTTCTTTAGAACAATGGAAGACGCCTCTGGTATGGATTTAGACTGGTTCTTTAGAGGATGGTTTTACACTACAGATGTTAATGACATTGGTATTAGCAAAGTAAAGCCTTTATATTTAACAGATAAACCAGGAGAAAGAATTAAAAACATTATCGCTTCAAACCCAAGAGCAAAAGCATATTTCGAAGGATTAGGAGATTTGGTATATATTACCGATAAAAAAGAAGATGCAAAACCAGATGCAATGAATAAATATGTAGATGGCCAAGAAGTACCTTCTTACATATATTCTGTAGAGTTCGAAAAACCAGGAGGTTTGGTAATGCCAATTATTGTAGAATTAACCTATGCAGATGGCAGCACAAAAAGAGAAACTTTTCCTGCCCAAATTTGGATGAGAGACGACAATAAAGTAACAAGAGTTTTTGCTTCTACGCAAGAAATTACAAGTATTGTTGTAGATCCAGATTTCGAAACCGCAGATGTAGATACATCAAACAACAGCTGGCCTAAAAAAGAAGGCGATAAGTTCGACGAGATGAAACAAAAAAATAAGAATTAATAATTCTTTTTAAAATAATAAAAAAAAGCCCTCATTTGAAATTTCAAATGAGGGCTTTTGGCTTTTAGTACTTATATTTAAAACTATATTTTTTCTAATAATACAATATTAAATTTAGATACGAAACGCACCTTACCATCTTTTACTTTTACTTTTTGATTTGAATAAGCATCTCTTAATTCGTCTCCATTTTTAAATATTGAAGACACTTTTATATCAATTTTATTTTCAAGCATATTTATACCAATAACCACTTTATCATCGTTTCTAACTCTCGAAAAAGTCAAACCATTTTTATCATCTGATATTAAAGTATGCTTTCCTGCTCCAATTGCAGGGTGTTTCTTCCTAAACTGACCTAATTTTTGCCAATGTGTTAAAATTTTCTGTGTTTCTTTATTCTTGTTGATGTCTTCCCAATTCATAAAAGAACGCAATGTTGCATCGCCAACTGTACCCTCAATTGTTAAATCTCTGGCAGATTCATCGCCATAATAAACCTGTGAAGTTCCTTGGGTTAATAACAACATTGTTGCTGTTTTAAAAGGCATGTCTCTTTCTTTATCAAACGGATTTCCATCATCATGAGAGGTCATATAATTCATAACTCCGTAGTTTTTTAAATGACCATTTAAAATAGAATCGTATTTATTAAAAAGCTCTTTTGCCTTCATTTGTTTTACATCCCATTTCATTTCAAAATTGATTAAACTATTGAAAGCTTTATCAAAATAATTAACTTTTTTGTCTCCAAAATCAAAAGCTTTTCCATGAGAAATTCCATAATTATATACTTCTCCTACCAAATAAAAACCATTGTTGTCTAAAACTTTGTTTGCATTATTTTTTTTGTAAGCTGCAAAAGCGAAATCGCATTCGGTTCTAAATTCTTGCCAAACAAATTCTTCTGTATGCTTTACTGTATCTACTCTGTAACCATCAATTCCGAATTCTGTAATATAATCTGTTAACCATTTTATGATATAAAATCTTGGCGCTCTTGGGTATTTTGTTCTTTCGAAAAATGCATCTAATTCTGCTACCTCTTGCTCATAACGACCTTCTGTTTTCCATTTTGCGACTAATTGTGGGGGCAATGCAACGTTTTCGTTGCTTTCGGTTTTAATATCTGGTAAATTTTTTACCAAAGTACAAGAAACTGTATGTTCGTAATTGTCATATGTACATTGTGGTTCTGTTCGAACCCAATCATTTGGCCAAACAGGATCTTTTTCTGTAACAGGACCTGTATGATTGATAACAGCATCTAACAAAATTCTGATTCCATTTTTGTGTGCAACTTCTACCAGCTCTTTTAAATCTTCTTTTGTCCCGTAATTTGGGTCGATTTTGGTCCAATCTTTGGCCCAATAACCATGAAAACCATAAGAAAGTCCTGTTCCTTCATCTGTTGCGCCATGAATTTGTTCTACAATTGGCGTCATCCAAATGGCATTAATGCCTAAATCTGCAAAATAACCTTCTTCAATCTTTTGTGTAATTCCTTTGAGGTCTCCACCTTCGAAACCTCTTAATTTTCCAGCTTTTTGGGTTCTATCGAAATGAATATCGTTAGAAGGATCGCCATTATTAAAACGATCTGTTAACAGAAAATATAAGTTTGCACCTTCCCAAACAAATTCTTTTTTTGCAACTTCTTTTTCTGCTGATTTATTTTCTTGCGATGCATTACAACTTAACAGAATTGTTAATGTAAAAAGTAGTATCGTTTTTTTCATCCTATAATATTTTAAATTGGGCCTTTTAACTTTTAACAACCTAAAAGGTCTTTGATTTTTTTCTTACATCATCTTTAAAACAAATGACTCTAAATGATTCATATTCATTTTAACAACTCCTACTCCGTTTTTAATTTCTAAATCGAAAGTTTTTGTGTTGTATAATTGATCTTTAAGCTGATATTTATTACTTGTTAAATTCCATTTTTTGATGATTTCTGAAGGAATTTTCAATTTAAATTGATAGGACTTTTTATCATCAAAATTAGAAACAACTACTAATTTTTCATCCTTAGAAAAACGCACAAAAGACAATACTTTTGTATCGTAATTCTCGGTATTTTTTCTGTTATATTGATGCAAATCTGCATATTCGCCCATTAAAGCATCAGAAGAAATTGTAAAATTTAGCAAACGCTTGTAAAAATCTCTTAATTCGAGTTCTTCTTTGGTAGATTTTCCTCCATCGAAATTTTTAT
Coding sequences:
- a CDS encoding alpha-amylase family glycosyl hydrolase — encoded protein: MKKTILLFTLTILLSCNASQENKSAEKEVAKKEFVWEGANLYFLLTDRFNNGDPSNDIHFDRTQKAGKLRGFEGGDLKGITQKIEEGYFADLGINAIWMTPIVEQIHGATDEGTGLSYGFHGYWAKDWTKIDPNYGTKEDLKELVEVAHKNGIRILLDAVINHTGPVTEKDPVWPNDWVRTEPQCTYDNYEHTVSCTLVKNLPDIKTESNENVALPPQLVAKWKTEGRYEQEVAELDAFFERTKYPRAPRFYIIKWLTDYITEFGIDGYRVDTVKHTEEFVWQEFRTECDFAFAAYKKNNANKVLDNNGFYLVGEVYNYGISHGKAFDFGDKKVNYFDKAFNSLINFEMKWDVKQMKAKELFNKYDSILNGHLKNYGVMNYMTSHDDGNPFDKERDMPFKTATMLLLTQGTSQVYYGDESARDLTIEGTVGDATLRSFMNWEDINKNKETQKILTHWQKLGQFRKKHPAIGAGKHTLISDDKNGLTFSRVRNDDKVVIGINMLENKIDIKVSSIFKNGDELRDAYSNQKVKVKDGKVRFVSKFNIVLLEKI
- a CDS encoding M1 family metallopeptidase — encoded protein: MKKLSLFLFSLFFISFSAIAQETKKDEKKVQQGHTDQNKFRQMKDVLATPNDQHTASGAPGHQYTQQKVDYKMDIRLDESTNKIYGDEHITYHNNSKDALEYLWVQLDQNMRADDSKTPLARSTGASEFITPGNFKKTYMGAKKGFGYHIELVESDGKPLSHTINRTMMRINLSKPLQSGETFKFRIKWNYKINDINKDGGRSGLETFPDGNNNYTIAQFFPRLAVYNNVEGWQNMQFWGRSEFALEFGDYEVNLTVPADHIVEATGSLQNEKDVLSKEQRKRFEKARKSFDNPVMIVTQAEAEKNEKGRATKTKTWKFKANKVRDFAFATSRKYIWDAMAVNINGKTVMATSLYPKEGNPLWEEHSTRAIATTLIEYSKLTFDYPYPKAVSVHSERQGMEYPMICFNFGRPNPDGTYSDRTKRGMIGVIVHEVGHNFFPMIVNSDERQWTWMDEGLNSFVEILAEFKYDYDLFAKNPAKEITRYMAGDQSNLSPIMSQGDYVKQFGPNAYTKPAAGLYMLRKTIMGPELFDYAFRTYAQRWMFKHPTPEDFFRTMEDASGMDLDWFFRGWFYTTDVNDIGISKVKPLYLTDKPGERIKNIIASNPRAKAYFEGLGDLVYITDKKEDAKPDAMNKYVDGQEVPSYIYSVEFEKPGGLVMPIIVELTYADGSTKRETFPAQIWMRDDNKVTRVFASTQEITSIVVDPDFETADVDTSNNSWPKKEGDKFDEMKQKNKN